A window from Sphingobium sp. EM0848 encodes these proteins:
- a CDS encoding AMP-binding protein, producing MTQAGKTDRADNLAARSDGATMGCLICTSIARHGPRVALVDDRVSWTYDDLGRQIGKAMTVLRSNGLERGQGIAILSANRCELVAVEYAAMLLGLSYTALHPMAAQDTHEFILADSGVSMLLVDGGVLKWPLHGLRERIPSLRRIFALGAVDGAEDFVEAMAAATVAPLRDEAQAEDVVRLFYTGGTTGKPKGVMWPHRVMLAVTVLQGIDWELPPQPHFLAVTPVSHASGAVIPTVLSRGGSVRLTKGFGVESFCALIRDEGIDCTFLVPTMIYVLLDHLARTGERLEGLGTIMYGAAPMSPDRLREGIERLGPIFCQLYGQTEAPMCITTLRKGDHDPDNARILASCGYPTPLVRIALLDEEGRPVEPGRPGELCVRGPLVSNGYWNRPDANEKSFAGGWLHTGDVAVRSPEGYYTIVDRTSDLIITGGFNVYPSEVEDVLNAHPAVALSAVIGVPDPKWGEAVTAFLVVKPSASVDIEELRAGIRSARGAIWVPKEFHVVDEIPLTAIGKIDRKALGSLLPRSKDEMRGASGD from the coding sequence ATGACGCAGGCCGGCAAAACTGACCGGGCCGACAATCTGGCGGCGCGGTCCGACGGAGCGACGATGGGGTGCCTGATCTGTACGTCCATCGCCCGACATGGCCCCCGCGTGGCGCTGGTCGATGACAGGGTCAGCTGGACATATGACGATCTGGGCCGGCAGATCGGCAAGGCCATGACCGTCTTGCGATCCAACGGACTGGAAAGGGGGCAGGGCATAGCCATACTCTCGGCGAACCGCTGCGAACTGGTGGCGGTCGAATATGCGGCGATGTTGCTGGGTCTCAGCTACACCGCGCTCCATCCGATGGCGGCGCAGGACACGCATGAATTCATTCTGGCGGACTCCGGCGTCAGCATGCTGCTGGTTGATGGGGGCGTACTGAAATGGCCGCTCCATGGGTTGCGGGAGCGCATCCCCTCGCTCCGCAGGATTTTCGCCCTAGGCGCGGTTGACGGCGCGGAGGATTTTGTCGAGGCCATGGCCGCCGCCACGGTCGCGCCCCTGCGTGACGAGGCGCAGGCGGAAGATGTCGTCCGCCTGTTCTACACCGGCGGCACCACGGGAAAACCCAAGGGCGTCATGTGGCCCCATCGCGTCATGCTGGCGGTGACGGTGCTTCAGGGCATCGATTGGGAATTGCCTCCGCAACCCCATTTCCTGGCCGTGACGCCTGTCAGCCATGCGAGTGGGGCCGTCATCCCGACGGTATTGAGCCGTGGCGGATCGGTGCGCCTGACCAAAGGGTTCGGGGTCGAAAGCTTCTGCGCGCTTATAAGGGACGAAGGTATCGACTGCACCTTCCTGGTGCCGACGATGATCTATGTCCTGCTCGATCATCTGGCGCGGACGGGCGAGCGGCTGGAGGGGCTGGGCACGATCATGTATGGTGCGGCACCCATGTCGCCTGACCGCCTCCGGGAGGGTATCGAACGGTTGGGGCCGATCTTTTGCCAGCTTTACGGCCAGACGGAAGCGCCGATGTGCATCACTACCCTGCGCAAGGGCGACCATGACCCGGACAATGCAAGAATACTCGCATCATGCGGATATCCCACCCCGCTTGTCCGTATCGCCTTGCTGGACGAGGAAGGCAGGCCGGTTGAACCGGGGCGTCCGGGTGAACTGTGCGTGCGGGGGCCGCTTGTCTCGAACGGTTACTGGAACCGGCCCGATGCCAATGAGAAAAGCTTTGCCGGCGGCTGGTTGCATACCGGCGATGTCGCGGTGCGGTCGCCAGAGGGCTATTACACCATCGTCGACCGGACGAGCGATCTCATCATCACGGGCGGGTTCAATGTCTATCCGAGCGAAGTGGAGGATGTGCTGAATGCGCATCCGGCTGTCGCCCTTTCCGCCGTGATAGGCGTTCCCGACCCCAAATGGGGTGAGGCGGTCACCGCGTTTCTGGTCGTGAAGCCCAGCGCAAGCGTGGACATAGAGGAATTGCGCGCCGGGATTCGCAGTGCGCGCGGCGCCATTTGGGTGCCAAAGGAATTTCACGTCGTCGATGAAATTCCGCTGACCGCGATCGGCAAGATCGATCGCAAGGCGCTGGGCAGCCTGTTGCCCCGCAGCAAGGACGAGATGCGGGGAGCGAGCGGTGACTGA
- a CDS encoding SDR family oxidoreductase yields the protein MAVITGGAKGLGAADARLFVAEGAFVVIADTDAQAGEALVGSLGDMSQFLRTDVSIEADVAQLVDGVMARHGQLDVFVNNAGISIPSTPASILEPDYRAVMAASIDATVFGCKHALRVMRSGAIVNMSSIASIQGVPYSAAYSAAKGAIEAYTRSVAVYCKVNSIPVRCNSVHPSAFDTPMFQESLDTMGRTLEPEAAAQFRARAAKGAGDPRDVANLVLFLACDESRYVNGQRFVIDNGGIVTPLGVGG from the coding sequence GTGGCCGTGATAACCGGCGGGGCCAAGGGGCTGGGCGCCGCCGATGCGCGTCTGTTCGTGGCCGAGGGCGCATTTGTCGTCATCGCCGATACGGACGCGCAAGCCGGTGAGGCGCTGGTCGGGTCTCTTGGCGATATGTCGCAATTCCTTCGCACCGACGTCAGTATCGAGGCTGACGTGGCGCAGCTGGTCGATGGCGTGATGGCGCGCCATGGCCAACTGGACGTCTTCGTCAACAATGCGGGAATATCGATCCCTAGCACGCCCGCCAGCATTCTTGAGCCGGATTATCGAGCGGTCATGGCCGCGAGTATCGACGCGACCGTGTTCGGCTGCAAGCATGCCCTGCGCGTGATGCGGAGCGGCGCCATCGTCAACATGTCCTCGATAGCGTCGATCCAGGGCGTGCCCTATTCCGCCGCCTATTCCGCCGCCAAGGGAGCAATAGAGGCCTATACCCGCAGCGTTGCGGTCTATTGCAAGGTCAATTCGATACCCGTGCGCTGCAACTCGGTGCATCCCAGCGCATTTGACACGCCGATGTTCCAGGAAAGTCTGGATACGATGGGCAGGACGCTTGAACCGGAAGCGGCGGCGCAGTTCCGGGCGCGGGCGGCGAAAGGCGCCGGCGATCCCCGCGATGTGGCCAATCTGGTTCTGTTCCTGGCGTGCGATGAGTCCCGCTATGTCAACGGGCAACGGTTTGTGATCGACAATGGCGGCATTGTAACGCCGCTGGGAGTGGGCGGATGA
- a CDS encoding TonB-dependent receptor, producing the protein MKLKFAMLASLVAMLPAHAAMAQQAGDVGEGQGSAVDSGGLSDIIVTAQRRSQSQQSVPITITTISAETLGATGISATDDLVQMTPGLTFTRQLKGATPYIRGVGTQSVAAGVESPIATYIDGVYYMSAVGNVFSFNNIERVEVLKGPQGTLFGRNATGGLINVITRKPSYDTSLEGSLSFDNYATLEGKAYATTGLSDNLAIDLAVQYERQYDGFGRYIATGDDALYRRSGGLRSKIQWEPTSEDRLTLSADWSRDNSDLGATRDVVAGTVSALGIRPAGGFYDMQGDYETKVRTDYWGVSLQYERQLGSGSLTILNAFRQLKSQVNIDLDSTGAPFLVAQIHESNRTWQTEILYNGSLPNFEYTVGAFYFNARSAYDPLTITSAFIPSQNYSTYPVQDTRSYAGYAQGTYDLGQSTQFTAGLRFTNDAREFSAERYALAPNPAGAGTILLTRARTKANYSKLTWRLALDQKLADHVMAYVSYDRGFKSGVFNSAQELQPPVRPETLDAYTLGLKSELFDRTLRLNIAGFHYDYKDIQLARLENGTLFLLNAAQGRINGAEVEGVFSPRLANGRLDINFGATYLDAKYKSFPDGPSLVPAPGVCTPTPHSTGTPTGGNVSCSTDLSGNRMVRSPKFAFNIGGTYAIPVGQTELALTMNYAWTGKYFWEADNRMVQDSYDLLNATARLGFGPDQRFGISVFGKNLTNSHYSSYQTQSALGDTQSPAPPRTYGAAIDFKF; encoded by the coding sequence ATGAAATTGAAGTTTGCCATGCTGGCATCCTTGGTTGCGATGCTGCCAGCCCATGCCGCGATGGCGCAGCAAGCGGGCGATGTGGGCGAGGGACAGGGATCGGCTGTCGATAGCGGTGGTCTTTCCGACATCATCGTGACCGCGCAGCGGCGCTCGCAGAGCCAGCAGTCGGTGCCCATCACGATCACGACGATCAGTGCGGAAACTCTTGGAGCGACCGGCATATCGGCTACCGACGACCTGGTACAGATGACGCCAGGCCTTACCTTTACGCGGCAGCTGAAAGGCGCGACGCCCTATATTCGCGGTGTCGGCACGCAGTCGGTTGCGGCAGGTGTCGAAAGTCCGATCGCGACCTATATCGACGGCGTCTATTACATGTCGGCTGTCGGCAATGTATTCTCCTTCAACAATATCGAACGGGTCGAGGTGTTGAAGGGCCCGCAGGGCACATTGTTCGGACGCAATGCCACGGGCGGCTTGATAAATGTGATTACGCGCAAGCCAAGTTACGACACGTCGCTTGAGGGCAGCCTGTCTTTTGACAATTATGCGACGCTTGAAGGAAAGGCCTATGCGACGACGGGTCTATCGGACAATCTGGCGATAGATCTGGCCGTACAATATGAACGCCAATATGATGGCTTCGGCAGATATATCGCAACCGGTGACGATGCGCTCTATCGCAGAAGCGGGGGGCTGCGGTCGAAGATCCAGTGGGAACCGACATCCGAGGATCGCCTTACCCTGTCGGCCGACTGGTCGCGCGACAATAGCGATCTGGGCGCCACGCGCGATGTCGTGGCAGGCACTGTTTCGGCGCTGGGCATCAGACCCGCGGGTGGCTTCTATGATATGCAGGGGGACTATGAAACAAAGGTCCGCACCGATTATTGGGGTGTGAGCCTGCAATATGAACGTCAGTTGGGAAGCGGCTCCCTGACGATATTGAACGCCTTCAGACAGTTGAAGTCCCAGGTCAACATCGATCTGGATTCGACCGGGGCGCCCTTCCTCGTAGCGCAGATTCACGAAAGTAACCGGACCTGGCAGACTGAAATTCTTTACAACGGCTCGCTGCCGAATTTCGAATATACCGTGGGCGCATTCTATTTCAATGCGCGCTCCGCCTACGATCCTCTGACGATTACAAGCGCTTTCATACCTAGCCAGAATTATAGCACTTATCCTGTTCAGGATACCAGATCCTACGCCGGTTATGCGCAGGGAACCTACGATCTTGGGCAGAGCACGCAATTCACGGCCGGCCTGCGTTTCACGAACGACGCTCGCGAATTTTCGGCCGAACGATATGCGCTGGCGCCAAATCCGGCGGGCGCGGGGACCATATTGTTGACACGGGCCCGTACCAAGGCGAACTACAGCAAGCTGACCTGGCGTCTTGCGCTCGACCAGAAACTTGCCGATCACGTCATGGCCTATGTAAGCTACGACCGCGGTTTCAAGAGCGGCGTCTTTAACTCGGCGCAGGAGCTTCAGCCGCCTGTCAGGCCCGAAACGCTCGACGCCTATACGCTCGGCCTGAAGTCGGAACTGTTCGACAGGACGCTGCGCCTCAACATTGCCGGGTTCCATTATGATTATAAGGACATCCAACTCGCACGACTTGAAAACGGCACGCTGTTCCTGTTGAACGCGGCACAAGGGCGCATCAATGGCGCAGAGGTCGAGGGCGTATTCTCGCCTCGCCTCGCCAATGGTCGCCTGGACATCAACTTTGGCGCAACCTATCTCGATGCCAAGTACAAGTCGTTTCCCGATGGCCCGTCGCTCGTTCCCGCGCCTGGCGTTTGCACGCCGACGCCGCACTCGACCGGAACGCCGACGGGCGGCAACGTTTCCTGTTCGACCGATCTCAGCGGCAACCGCATGGTCCGTTCGCCGAAATTCGCCTTCAACATCGGTGGAACCTACGCCATTCCCGTGGGTCAGACCGAACTTGCGCTAACCATGAACTATGCCTGGACCGGCAAATATTTCTGGGAAGCGGACAATCGCATGGTGCAGGACAGCTACGATCTGTTGAACGCCACGGCGAGGCTTGGCTTCGGTCCGGATCAACGGTTCGGCATCAGCGTCTTCGGCAAGAACCTGACCAACAGCCATTACAGTTCCTACCAGACGCAAAGTGCGTTGGGCGATACGCAGTCGCCAGCTCCGCCCCGGACTTACGGTGCGGCCATCGATTTCAAGTTCTAA